In Massilia sp. METH4, the genomic window CGTTTATTTACCTTCTTTAAACACGTACTCCTTCATACAACCAGAGTGCGTTTGAGTGAATTCAGGCGAAAGCACCAAATTCTTCGCATCAACCCAAACGGAATAGGGGGAATTTTTCAGATAAAAATCGCACCGGTCGTCACTGCTGATTCCTTCAGCTTCGCTATCAGCAATCATTTTACCTATCGATTCTTCATCAAGCTCTACTTTACCCTCATGACCGGGCGTAACAACGGCGGCAGCTGACACAAACTGCCTTACTAAAATTGGCGCCGGTATTAATGAGCCGTTTGCTCTCGAAAACACCATAGGAATCTTCTCGATATTTGGAGAGCCAGCGCAAACAGTAGACCTTTCGAAAACGACGCTTATATAATGATCTGAAACATAAACTTTGTTGAACCTCATGTGAAAACTCCATGGGCGACCTTCCGCATAGGAACCGCAGAGCTTTATTTCTCGCTGAATACTCCTCTGTTTCCCCCTAAGCTGCGCGTTGACCCGATCAAGAATCTTAGGCTGCATGCCCTCCACGGCTTCAAGTTTAAGCGTTTCAACTGATACACTCGACGCAGGGCGATTTACACCCATATTTTTGGCTTTCCCTACAACGAACTTGACTAAGGGAGGAGGTTTATTTTCGAGTGCAACTGAATGCTGGGATACCAGTCCAAACCACACAGCGACCAAGAACCGAATAGTTCTCATAAGACAACTTTCTTGATCCGAGTTGTAAACTTCACGCGATCATCGAGTGCATTTACCCCACCATTGATAGCACGAGTAACACTTTCAACATCATCTTTATCCATAGCAGCTATGGTTTTGCTGCGCAATTTGACGATATACCAGCACCCAGCATCAATGGCATAGTGATCTTCCAATAACTTCTCAGGGTTTTCGACTCGAGGGAACCGCTTCTTACTGTCGAGCTCCCACCCAACATCAAAGTCAGTCCCTTTTTTCAGCCAACCCTTGAAAGCCCAATATTCACCATAATTAAAGCGTCCGGTCAGTTGCTTGAAGCCCCGTCCTTTAAATTTTCGACCATCGCCAGCTTGAGTATTACCGAGACCGAGATTCTTCTCATATGCGTCACCGCTCGCTTCCTCAAGCATCAAATTGAGGCTCCCACTCTCAACCGCGCCTTGCCCAAAAAAGTGCGCCTGACGAAGCCTTGTATTTACTCCGTATTTAAAAGTGCATTTATTTACTTCTACTCGGTACTTTTCTCGTACGTCAGGCGATGTGCCATGGCTTATCTCGCTACCTGATCCACTTTGGTCAGGATATATTTCGGCAAATTCATTTTTCGACAACCACATGCACTTAGCAGCATGCTCAATAAACTTTATTGGATGAACATGCCAAACTAGCCGCGAGGCTGGCAAACCTTTCACATCCTCCCAAAAACAAAGACGTTCGATATGCTGCGTCAGGCGCAAAAATTGATCAGCCGTCAATTTCCGCGCGCCAAAATCTGGTTGTTTTACACGCCCAAATCGCTTCTCGAGATCCCTTTTGCTCCATTCGGTTGGATGCTTTACGACTAAGAACCTCAGTTTTTCCGCAATATCAACCGACGCCCGACCGCTTTCCCGTGCGTCGCCTTTCTCGAATGCATTCAGAATATTCTGCATGCCAATGTCATCCACGAACCCGTCTTCGCTGTAGGCGCCATGCTCTTCCAGGAGTTTGAACCCAGCCCAGTCCGCGTCACTGCTGTACTGGACCAATGATTTCTCAGCCCAGTAAACGTCATTAGTTTCTGGAACAAATATTTGAATCCATTCCTTTCCACCAAAACTTTTTTGCAAGAACTCCTCAACTTTCAGCCACGGATCAACCCAGGGAATTATCGAGGTCCCCACCCCCAATCGAGTCTCATTCTTTTTCGGATCTTTTTTATAGGCCTGCAGACTGCTGCTCTTAGCGCTATACTGTTTAGCGGGAAACGCTGCGCCTGACTTAGCCTTTGGAGAAATCACCTCTGGCGCAACGGCACTCAATTGGCCTTCAGCAACCCAATATTTACGCTTATCGATTACGACACATTGATAGCCACCGCCCCCATCATTATTACTAATCTTCAACGGTTTTGATGGATCGACAGCAAGCGTTATCGTCTCCGGCAATTCATCATAAGCAGTCAATTCACTTGTGAGCAGGCAGCGACCCCAGATCGTCTTGAAGGAATTTTTGAGAAAATCGACGTCATCGAAGAAGATTTCGAAATGAATTCCACGCGATGGCGCAGTGAAATTATCAGGAACAAACCCGCTATATCCAAGTATGTCACCTCGCTTAACACGGCAGTAGCCGCTTCCATCATGACACTGTCCGTCTGCGGTTGGTGCGGTGGTTTCGATATCTGCCTTGGTCAGAATGGGCTTCTTATTTTTGTCTAGTAAAGGATGTCCCTTCTTATCAAGTTTTGGACTTGGGGGAACGTTCTTTTTGAGGAAATTGACTTCACGATCCCCACTTTTTCCCTTGACCTTGCTCCACGCTTGTAAGTGCATATACAGAGAATAGAATTGTAGCTTGCTGGTTCCGAGGGTCGTTTTACCGAATTCAGCTTCGTGTCTGAGCAATACAAAACTTCGTGAATACGGCGTTTTGTCAAAGAAAGCATCGACGGTGTCAACTTCGTCGTAGCGATATGCCACCACCTCTCCATCTGCTATCGCCCTGATAGGAATAGATGGATCCTGAGGCGTGATATGGACTCCTCCATGCCAGAAGCGATTTTGCCCCATCGGGTAGGTTCCGCTCACAACCTCACTACAAGCGTAGGCGTTATCTGGCAAAACGCGGTTGTGCTTACCAGCGGTATATGGAATCTGAATAGGATAAGTAACTATCATTTAGTAGAAATTCGGATTTTGCACGCGCACGGTAAATTCTTGAAATTGGCCGAGCTCTCATTCATTGCGCCAAGCAGATTAACAGGAGAATAGGAACGTACCATCCCATTCTTTGAGTTTATCGCGAGGTAGACGAGGCATATAATAGTGACTGCGCTCCGGCGCAACAAAACTCTTCTTCCCTGCATGAATCGCAATCTTCCCCGGACACTGCACAGTAATATTCCCACCCTCAATGGTGATATTCGCCCCATCGGCCGTCGACAAACTGATGCTCTTCGCCGCTGCCCAATCCACATGCGCATTGGCACTGACAACATTCACCTCATCCCGCGCCTGCACCTTCAGCACATCGGCCTGGGCCTGCACCTCGACCGCATCCTTGGCGGCAATCACCTGCAACCCGACCCCGCCCTCGCCAGCCTTCACGGCACCAGCCAGCACGCCAATGGCCTGCTGGCTATGCACCCGCATCTGCCCGCCAGTGATGAACTGCGTATCCTGCCCGCTCATCAGACTGACGGTCTCGCCATTGGACAGCTGCACCGCCTGCCCGGCAGTAATGGCCAGCCCCGCCTTCGCGGAAATCGCAATGATCGGATCGCTCGAGTGCGGCAATTTGCCGTCATCCGGGCTGGTGTTTTTTGACGCGGCATCGGAAAGCGCGGCATCGAAACCGCCAGAACCCACCATTCCCGACACACTGTCCAGCATGGCCTTCAACGGCGCGGCCTTCGGGTCGAGCACACTGGAGGAAGCCTTGGCGGCGCCAAGGTGCGCAGCGAGCCCCACCGTTTCATGCGTCACGGCCGCCTGGCTGAAAGTCTCGCCCAGCTTGACCGCCTGCTTCATCAGCGCAATGCCGGCCGAGTTGTCACCGGCCGGATCGCGCGCCCCGGCGCCGTGCGCAATCTTGTAGCTCGACACGAGCAAGCCCGCCCCGCCTCGCACGGCGCCATAAGCATCAGTACGCAACTCGGCCCCCTGCCCGCGCAGCGAGCCGCGGTAGTTGTCGGCCGCGTGAATCAGGTGGCCCAGGTTCAGTTCCGTGGCCGCCGACGTGGTGCGCAACTGCACGCGCCCCTGCGCATCGGTGTCGTCGAACAGCAGCTGGTTGTAGCCCGCGCCGCCAAATTCCCTGGTGCGCACGCCCCACTGGCTCGCGGCATTGCGGTGCCCGGCACTCTCGGCCGAAGCGCCATGCCACACGGGCGAATGACCGCCGGTCAGGTTGCCCTGCGCGGAGATCGAGTGGTCGTGCGCCGGCTGGAACAGCGAGGCAGCATTATCCGATGAAGGCGCTTCGCCGCCCGGCGTGGGTGCAACGCCTCCTTCGCCCTGCCCGTTGTACACGGCGCCCACGATGATCGGCCGGTCGATGTCGTTCTCCATGAACTGCACGACCACTTCCTGCCCGATGCGCGGCAGGAACTGGCTGCCGATGCCGCCGCCGGCCAATCGCTGCGCCACGCGTACCCAGCAGGTGGCGTCGCCGCTGTCCTGCCAGTGGTAGCGGATGCGCACGCGGCCCAGCGCATCGCAGTACAGCTCATCGGCGCCGGCCGGCGTGTCGCTGCCGTCCGGCCCGATCACGATCGCGGTCTGCGCGCCGCGGGCGGTCGGTTTCGGGTGCGAGCGGCCATCGCTGCCCGGCAGGACCGGGCGCCAGACGACGTCGCTGGCGACCGCCTCGAAGCAGTTGCCGTAGCCGCTCTTGCGGGCCTGGTCGATCGTCAGTTGGAAGTCTGGCGGCAGGTCGCGCACGGTTTCGTGCAGCAGTTCGGGAATGGGGCCGAACAGCTCCGCCAGCGCTTCGGTGGCGCGGGACGGCAGGTTGTTCACGCCTACGCTCACCACGCGCAGCACCGTGTAGCTGGCCGCTTCGCCCAGGGATTGCAATGGCGTGCCGGTGACCGTCAGGCGCGTGCCCGCGCGCAGCGTGCGCACCGTCGAACGGCCGCGCCACAGCTGGCTGCGCGCCTCGCGCGCCTCCTAGCGAGTTGCGAAAGACTCAACAAAGTTATCCCAGAGAATCACTGCTTCGCTTTCGGATAATGAATTTTGCTGACGTGCGCCATCTGTTGAGCGCCTGGCGGTCTCCAACTCAGCATGAATCGACGGCCTCAGGCGATCAGGTTTAGTACGGCGGCTTTCGACAGCGAAAAGAAAGCGTCCTGAGTCAGAACTTTTGTCAGCTGGCATCCAAGCCATCCATTCCTGCGCGGTCATTCCAGCAACTTTTGTTTCACGTTTTCGAATGACTCTACTAGTAACGCCGAATCTATTCAAAAGTGAGTCCGTTCCTGTCACCCGCTGAAACAGCGAAACACCTTCATCCGGTCGGAAAGTGTCGATATCGAGGGAAAGAAGAGCGTCGCTGTGCTCGGAACTCTCATAACCAACTCTAATGGCCTCACTGGAATATTTTTGCAAGACACTTATTACACCGATACAAAACCCCCCTTCTGCAGAATGACCAGTGTTGGAGCGAAGCGCCTTCGCGAAATCATATAAGCGATGCTCGGCCGCAACAAATTGCCCGTTAAAAGAGTCGGTCGACATACGAACGTATGTCCCGTCAATCAATTTATGTAATTCGCTCGAGTATGAAGAACCAATTCGTTTGATTCGAAACAAGATCTCCTGAGGACCTACAATATGCTTCAATTCCAGTACGTCTGTATCGATATCCTGACTTTTTCTTATTTCAGCAGTACGAACTAGAATTTTTTCTTCGAAATTCTTCTGACTTAACCCTTCTTCGGTCACCACTTCGATATCATCACCATCATCCCCTACGCCCTCCAAGCCAAACGTCGCTTGCACAGAGCGGCGCTGTCTCCATCCCTCTGGTAGTAAAAAACTTACACGACCAGCACAGTACGGCACCGTATTATAAGCTTCGCTTTTCATTGCCACACCTTTATCCTCATTCTCTCGGCAAGCGCTTAACAAACCTGCCATCGCAAACACAATAAGAAGATAGTTCATCCGATAATTGCCTCGCGGGCCAGTTTGGTAATCGAATAATATGTTACCTGTCGGGCGACAGCATCCTTATATGCTGGCTCGTGATCGAACCCAGTAAGCTTAAACTGCTGCTTGATACTGTTTGCAGAAGCTCGCCTTGGTGCAGCGCCAGAGCTTTCGGGAACAGTACCGTCGCCATATGTGTCGTGCTTTTCGCAAGTCAGTTCCCAGAAACTTGTCTCAATCGTTGAATACACCCCGCCCATACCAGCATTTGGCGTAACAACAGATTCGCCCCCGACGTATATCAGGTTCTTTCCATCCTCTCTGACTTGGCCGTGCGTCATCTCGAAGGTTTCCTGCGCAGTTGGGCAGTCGCCTTTTGCGGGCTTTACCCCTTTCCGCATGCGCCAGTGGATTTTCCCGAACGAGTTAAATTGCTTCGAACCGTTAGCTGAACCCGCACCATAAAATACATAGGTATTTGGGTGATAAGAACCGGCAAGCTTCTCATGAAAATCTTTAGCTAACTGGATATTTTTGACAAACTGGTTCCATTTTATCGAGATGCCATCCCGGGGGGAGAGCCACTCTTCACGCACCAATCCCCACCAATTTTTTTTGTTTAGGTAGATTTCATCGTATGGATCTGACTGTGGCAGAGTTGCAACCTGCTGCCCTTGCTCATTCCGAAGAGTCAACCACCCTATTCCATAATCCTTAGAAGGAAGGAGCTGCAGAGCACCAGGCGCTTGCGCAAAAACGGCGGTGACACCGGTTCCCGTCAAGCCTATGACGAGTCCAGCTCCGAGATCTTCGTCGCGCATGCCTATCTTGCAACGCCGATAAGCCACGGCTGCACCAACTGCCGGCATCACACCGTGTACGACTCCAACCACCTTCTTCTCCATCTCGGGCAACCTGCAGCAAGCACGCGCTACCAACCCTCCCATCGAGTGAGTGACAAGAATAACCTGCTTACAACTCGAATCTCTGCCATTATGAATACGGATAATTTCTTCAATCCTATCCTTCAGGGCAATAGCCGCGAGCTTGTTGGATGCGAGCCAGTTATACCCAAATGCATATACAGGGAAACGGCATTTGGAACGTTGTAGCAGATCATCTGAAAGAATAGGTGCTGTTGGAAAACCTGGCTCTGCCACTCCGGGCAGGCCAACCATCTTCATCGCGACTCCTGGCCGGAGCTTTTGTGCCGACCAAGGTTCGGCTCGCTCGGTGGCGCTCATGAAGGAGTTGGGTGAGAAGTCAGACCACCGCAGGGGATCGTACCCCTCCCCGTTCAGCTTGTTCTCCAGCCATATCAAGAATTCATGGTAGCTGGTCTGTGCCACTTCGCCCCAGCCCCGCGCGTGGAAATCTCTCTCATCTTTAAGGGCACCTACAGGCGCGTTAGGTACTGCGCCGTACTTATATACTCGGGTCCTGTCGGGGTGAAGGATTCTCTGGCGAGCGCCTGCAAGCTTTGTTACCCAGAATTTTGCTAGCTCAACTGGCAAGCCTTCACCGTCTAGTAACCATACTGGATTGCCGTTAGTGCTATCACAAAGATTACTCCCCATAATGCCTGGAACGAATATAATTGGAATAACCTGACTGGGAGGGACTTGCAGCTTTACAATGCCCGTCAATCTTGAGTCAGTAAGATTCCAATCAAAGGTTGTCCGTCCTTTTGCCTGCTGAATATGCCTTGCAAGTCTTTCTTTCTCGTCGGGTTGATTGGCCATTCTAAACTTTAAGCTTTCCAAGAATCTCGATTTGGATCCGTTCTGAACTGAACGCCTGCAATAATGGGATCATGCCATTTTGGTCCGAAATACCTTCCATCCTTGCCCCATTTTCACGCACAATAGCGTATCGCATTGAGGCCATCGGCTGCCCTGATGGGTCGACTATTTGGAACTGGTCGTCGAATCGCATAGATGCACGCGGAAGAGTTGGCAGAACATTGTCAAGTTTGCTCGCACTTGAGAAACTCTTCTTCCCCGCATGAATCGCAATCTTCCCCGGACACTGCACAGTAATATTCCCGCCATCGATAGTGATATTCGCACCACCCGCTGTCGACAAACTGATGCTCTTCGCAGCCGCCCAGTCAACGTGAGCATTGGCACTGACCACATTCACCTCATCCCGCGCCTGCACCTTCAGCACATCGGCCTGGGCCTGCACCTCGACCGCATCCTTGGCCGCGATTAGCTGTAACCCGACACCACCCTCGCCAGCCTTGACGGCACCAGCCAGCACGCCAACGGCCTGCTGGCTATGCACCCGCATCTGCCCGCCAGTGATGAACTGCGCATCCTGCCCGCTCATCAAACTGACGGTCTCGCCATTGGACAGCTGCACCGCCTGCCCAGCAGTGACCACCAGCCCCGCTTTCGCGGAAATCGCAATGATCGGATCGCTCGAGTGCGGCAATTTGCGGTCATCCGGGCTGGTGTTTTTTGACGCGGCATCGGAAAGCGCGGCATCGAAACCGCCAGAACCCACCATGCCCGACACACTGTCCAGCATGGCCTTCAACGGCGCCGCCTTCGGGTCGAGCACACTGGACGAAGCCTTGGCGGCGCCAAGGTGCGCAGCGAGGCCCACCGTCTCATGCGTCACGGCCGCCTGGCTGAACGTCTCGCCCAGCTTGACCGCCTGCTTCATCAACGCAATCCCGGCCGAGTTGTCACCGGCCGGATCGCGCGACCCGGCGCCATGCGCAATCTTGTAGCTCGACACCAGCAAGCCCGCCCCACCCCGTACGGCACCATAGGCGTCGGTACGTAACTCCGCTCCCTGGCCGCGCAGCGACCCGCGATAATTGTCGGCCGCGTGAATCAAATGGCCCAGATTCAGCTCGGTGGCCGCCGATGTGGTGCGCAGCTGCACCCTTCCCTGCGCATCCGTATCGTCGAACAGCAACTGGTTGTAGCCCGCGCCGCCAAATTCCCTGGTGCGCACGCCCCACTGGCTCGCGGCATTGCGGTGCCCGGCACTCTCGGCCGAAGCGCCATGCCACACGGGCGAATGACCGCCGGTCAGGTTGCCCTGCGCGGAGATCGCGTGGTCGTGCGCCGGCTGGAACAGCGAGGCAGCATTATCCGATGAAGGCGCTTCGCCGCCCGGCGTGGGTGCAACGCCTCCTTCGCCCTGCCCGTTGTACACGGCGCCCACGATGATCGGCCGGTCGATGTCGTTCTCCATGAACTGCACGACCACTTCCTGCCCGATGCGCGGCAGGAACTGGCTGCCGATGCCGCCGCCGGCCAATCGCTGCGCCACGCGTACCCAGCAGGTGGCGTCGCCGCTGTCCTGCCAGTGGTAGCGGATGCGCACGCGGCCCAGCGCATCGCAGTACAGCTCATCGGCGCCGGCCGGCGTGTCGCTGCCGTCCGGCCCGATCACGATCGCGGTCTGCGCGCCGCGGGCGGTCGGTTTCGGGTGCGAGCGGCCATCGCTGCCCGGCAGGACCGGGCGCCAGACGACGTCGCTGGCGACCGCCTCGAAGCAGTTGCCGTAGCCGCTCTTGCGGGCCTGGTCGATCGTCAGTTGGAAGTCTGGCGGCAGGTCGCGCACGGTTTCGTGCAGCAGTTCGGGAATGGGGCCGAACAGCTCCGCCAGCGCTTCGGTGGCGCGGGACGGCAGGTTGTTCACGCCTACGCTCACCACGCGCAGCACCGTGTAGCTGGCCGCTTCGCCCAGGGATTGCAATGGCGTGCCGGTGACCGTCAGGCGCGTGCCCGCGCGCAGCGTGCGCACCGTCGAACGGCCGCGCCACAGCTGGCTGCGCGCCTCGCGCGCTTCCATCTGCAGGTCGGCGTAGCGCTGGGCCTGGCCCCAATCGGCATAGGCGTACTGGCCCGGCCCGTCGAACGATTCGAGGGGCGGAAGCCTGGCGCCGTTCGACAGGCGCGACGGCGAGCTGGCCGCCACCGCCTTCTTGGCCTTGTAGTCGTAGCTGAGCACCGTGCTGGCCGAGGCACCCACGCTGCGCATGGCGGCCAGCGCCTGCACGGTGTCGCTCTGTTCGCGCGCATGCGCGCCGTGGAACCGCACGCCGCCGGCGGCACTCGAAACGTCGTCCGGCACGCCCGTCTTGCTGCTGCTGTCGGCGAACAGGACCATCAGCGGGCCATCCTCGTCGTGGTCGTAGCGCCATGCCAGCCCCTCTTCCGCCAGCAGGCGTTCGACGAAGGCGAGATCGGTCTCGCGGTACTGGCAGCAGTAGCTGCGCGGCAGCGCGCCGTCCAGGAACGGCATCACCTCGTCGCTCCAGCGCCAGCGTGCGGCCGGCTGGTAGGCGCCGAACACGGATTCGATGATGTCGACCACGCCCTGGTCTTGCCACACCCGGCTGTTGCGCACGTGGGCCAGCCGCCAGATCCAGTGGGAAATGCGCACGCGGTAGCGTGCCAGGCCGCCTTCGCTGCCCAGCATGGCGAACTC contains:
- a CDS encoding T6SS immunity protein Tli4 family protein, with the translated sequence MNYLLIVFAMAGLLSACRENEDKGVAMKSEAYNTVPYCAGRVSFLLPEGWRQRRSVQATFGLEGVGDDGDDIEVVTEEGLSQKNFEEKILVRTAEIRKSQDIDTDVLELKHIVGPQEILFRIKRIGSSYSSELHKLIDGTYVRMSTDSFNGQFVAAEHRLYDFAKALRSNTGHSAEGGFCIGVISVLQKYSSEAIRVGYESSEHSDALLSLDIDTFRPDEGVSLFQRVTGTDSLLNRFGVTSRVIRKRETKVAGMTAQEWMAWMPADKSSDSGRFLFAVESRRTKPDRLRPSIHAELETARRSTDGARQQNSLSESEAVILWDNFVESFATR
- a CDS encoding type VI secretion system Vgr family protein produces the protein MAVELVEGVRAALALFSSATRLYALQVGDGSRELGAGGLLVEAFVADDLVQGVGARDVIAVSTSAHIDLPALLGQPATLQVSLADGTRASFAGEISEFAMLGSEGGLARYRVRISHWIWRLAHVRNSRVWQDQGVVDIIESVFGAYQPAARWRWSDEVMPFLDGALPRSYCCQYRETDLAFVERLLAEEGLAWRYDHDEDGPLMVLFADSSSKTGVPDDVSSAAGGVRFHGAHAREQSDTVQALAAMRSVGASASTVLSYDYKAKKAVAASSPSRLSNGARLPPLESFDGPGQYAYADWGQAQRYADLQMEAREARSQLWRGRSTVRTLRAGTRLTVTGTPLQSLGEAASYTVLRVVSVGVNNLPSRATEALAELFGPIPELLHETVRDLPPDFQLTIDQARKSGYGNCFEAVASDVVWRPVLPGSDGRSHPKPTARGAQTAIVIGPDGSDTPAGADELYCDALGRVRIRYHWQDSGDATCWVRVAQRLAGGGIGSQFLPRIGQEVVVQFMENDIDRPIIVGAVYNGQGEGGVAPTPGGEAPSSDNAASLFQPAHDHAISAQGNLTGGHSPVWHGASAESAGHRNAASQWGVRTREFGGAGYNQLLFDDTDAQGRVQLRTTSAATELNLGHLIHAADNYRGSLRGQGAELRTDAYGAVRGGAGLLVSSYKIAHGAGSRDPAGDNSAGIALMKQAVKLGETFSQAAVTHETVGLAAHLGAAKASSSVLDPKAAPLKAMLDSVSGMVGSGGFDAALSDAASKNTSPDDRKLPHSSDPIIAISAKAGLVVTAGQAVQLSNGETVSLMSGQDAQFITGGQMRVHSQQAVGVLAGAVKAGEGGVGLQLIAAKDAVEVQAQADVLKVQARDEVNVVSANAHVDWAAAKSISLSTAGGANITIDGGNITVQCPGKIAIHAGKKSFSSASKLDNVLPTLPRASMRFDDQFQIVDPSGQPMASMRYAIVRENGARMEGISDQNGMIPLLQAFSSERIQIEILGKLKV